Proteins encoded by one window of Parabacteroides sp. FAFU027:
- a CDS encoding DUF2357 domain-containing protein, producing the protein MNDSLQINLDAIEEGLILTIDSRYGNTLDDKDDAKEYGEARYQLKEGFTYDYEFNFPEFSFEKDQIVQPHSRKQFRGTIAPNIYVGTLSLPVYKSDIEVGFIEFEVQSVKTGYRNHYRDMLALITEKCTDLLMQANSPVYHHFEIDYENDNQTLYQRFAFIKSIIFTDEFSESVHRVVSAPVTRWRETTELTDICKINRFNNSNIRELISRSRRYSLRENSYLRSQGLKTLPDKISTVRKSDTVDTPENRFVKYVLETFLQFCAGINRVSAPGSRLYHESGLLVIKLESFLHHSVFKEISRPSTLKLNSPVLQRKEGYREILKVWLMFDLAAKLVWKGGENVYQGGKKDIATLYEYWLFFKLLDLFKSVFQIDPKHVHDLIKPTDDGLNLQLKQGYHTAIEGVYNSKSRKLNIRFSYNRPFTGGRKYPEPGSWVGAMRPDYTLSVWPFGISECEAERQELIVHIHFDAKYKVSNLREIVNEAKYQNNATELCVVQRSDLDEFDWFYISKLLTEKGYAKYKNENELSLLSFFWEQIDNEELGNIKGEEYQYLIEVIQQSYLNEEKEENRKGNYKNADLLKMHAYKDAIRRTGGAYVLYPGDKSLRKKGFHEIIPGLGAFPVHPSKTDDGIKELKAFVLEVIDHFINRASQREKIAYKVFDIYQDKNPNKLEESLPETIGENRGLIPDETYVIIGYCKSDIHLKWYKDRGKYNFRMNDRDGSLIIDETTVKAKYLILRRNGKAKDVFKIISKGPNVYSKRRLTELGYPDPHEEECLVIDIEKVNTLDLGAFEWKFKELDEYKNLERKQKNPRKLAGIPFTVSLTQLMQVKIK; encoded by the coding sequence ATGAATGATAGCCTACAAATAAACCTTGATGCCATTGAGGAGGGGTTAATCTTAACAATTGACTCCAGATATGGTAATACTCTTGATGATAAGGACGATGCAAAAGAATACGGAGAGGCTCGATATCAGTTAAAAGAAGGATTTACTTACGACTATGAATTTAACTTTCCGGAATTTTCATTCGAAAAAGACCAGATAGTTCAACCTCATTCACGAAAACAATTCCGAGGAACAATAGCGCCCAATATATATGTTGGCACTTTGTCTTTGCCTGTTTATAAAAGCGATATAGAGGTTGGTTTTATTGAGTTTGAAGTTCAGTCGGTAAAAACAGGTTATCGGAACCATTATCGTGATATGCTTGCATTGATTACGGAAAAATGTACTGATTTGCTAATGCAGGCAAATTCTCCGGTTTATCACCATTTTGAGATAGATTATGAAAATGATAACCAAACCCTCTATCAGAGGTTTGCGTTTATAAAATCAATAATTTTTACAGATGAATTCTCCGAGTCTGTGCATAGGGTTGTTTCTGCACCTGTTACACGATGGAGAGAGACTACTGAGTTGACAGATATTTGTAAAATCAATCGTTTCAACAATAGTAATATAAGAGAACTGATAAGCAGAAGTAGGAGATATTCATTGCGAGAAAATTCCTATTTAAGATCGCAGGGTTTAAAAACGTTACCTGATAAAATTTCAACTGTTAGAAAATCAGATACTGTTGATACTCCTGAAAATCGTTTTGTAAAGTATGTGCTTGAAACCTTTTTGCAATTTTGTGCAGGCATTAATAGAGTGTCAGCACCTGGGAGCAGGCTATATCATGAATCCGGATTACTTGTAATAAAACTAGAGTCGTTCTTGCATCACTCTGTTTTTAAAGAAATATCCAGGCCCTCAACGCTGAAATTAAATAGTCCTGTTTTGCAAAGAAAAGAAGGTTACAGAGAGATATTAAAAGTCTGGCTGATGTTTGACCTGGCAGCAAAGTTGGTTTGGAAAGGAGGTGAGAATGTATATCAAGGAGGAAAAAAAGATATTGCTACCCTTTATGAATACTGGCTGTTTTTTAAACTACTGGATTTATTTAAATCGGTTTTTCAAATTGATCCTAAGCATGTTCATGATTTGATAAAACCAACAGATGATGGTCTTAATTTGCAGTTGAAACAAGGATACCATACAGCGATTGAGGGCGTTTATAATTCAAAATCGAGGAAACTAAATATCCGATTTAGTTATAACCGACCATTCACAGGAGGACGAAAATATCCGGAACCGGGTAGTTGGGTTGGTGCAATGCGACCGGATTATACTTTATCTGTCTGGCCATTTGGTATTTCTGAATGTGAAGCGGAAAGGCAAGAGCTTATAGTGCATATTCATTTTGATGCAAAGTATAAAGTCTCAAACCTAAGAGAGATCGTGAATGAAGCAAAGTATCAGAATAACGCAACTGAATTATGCGTCGTTCAGAGATCTGATTTAGACGAATTTGATTGGTTTTATATTTCTAAGCTATTAACAGAGAAAGGATATGCTAAATATAAAAATGAGAACGAATTATCTCTTTTAAGTTTTTTCTGGGAGCAAATTGACAATGAAGAACTCGGGAATATCAAAGGCGAAGAATATCAATACTTAATCGAAGTAATTCAGCAGTCTTATCTAAACGAAGAAAAAGAAGAAAACAGAAAAGGTAATTATAAAAATGCTGATCTACTTAAGATGCATGCTTATAAAGATGCTATTCGCAGAACTGGCGGTGCATACGTCCTTTACCCTGGAGATAAGTCTTTACGAAAAAAAGGATTTCATGAAATTATTCCCGGTTTGGGTGCTTTTCCTGTTCATCCTTCAAAAACTGATGATGGTATTAAAGAATTGAAGGCTTTTGTTTTGGAAGTGATTGATCACTTTATTAACAGGGCGTCGCAAAGAGAAAAAATAGCCTATAAAGTCTTCGATATTTATCAGGATAAAAACCCCAATAAATTAGAAGAATCTTTACCCGAAACTATTGGTGAAAACAGAGGTTTAATACCAGATGAAACCTATGTTATAATTGGGTATTGTAAATCTGATATTCATTTAAAATGGTATAAAGATAGAGGAAAATATAATTTTAGAATGAATGATAGAGATGGCTCTCTGATAATAGATGAAACAACTGTAAAAGCAAAATATCTCATTTTAAGAAGAAATGGTAAAGCAAAGGACGTATTTAAAATTATAAGCAAAGGGCCTAATGTTTATTCAAAACGACGACTTACTGAACTTGGTTATCCAGATCCTCATGAGGAAGAGTGTTTAGTAATTGATATCGAGAAAGTTAACACTCTTGATTTGGGTGCATTTGAATGGAAATTTAAAGAACTAGATGAGTATAAAAACCTTGAGAGAAAACAAAAAAATCCTCGTAAATTAGCTGGAATACCATTTACGGTGTCATTAACTCAATTAATGCAGGTGAAGATTAAATAG
- a CDS encoding MrcB family domain-containing protein, which produces MIFSETHNKIFNSKKGAYSIVTNDEHRSSQITLDEEEKEVVANYFGSENILIGKASANSEMASKEFLVYPKMERIKLNLVYPKKDNNELRLYLSAESGFKPSGGDVWFVYINNVDQIVIGSFLENKWNTICENINSTEQDSLQLNINEFISIANSQITGKGTTKEASEFINRNKKSYNGLNIDISFGKGRATPVPWIAYLGYDQKVKNGIYPVFLYYKNCNLLILSYGVSESEMPKKHWGINSDSITIETYFIQKSLGRPEKFGNSFVYKVYNTQEAINEEEIKEDLDNLISIYNQTFSFPIPQGMQNIKKEKFSRDEFAEYAKNAGLIFSDEDKLITRFISSLLSKPFVILTGLSGSGKTKLVQAFAQWICQHEDQYCLLPVGADWTNREPLLGYPNALNPDEYIKPEALDLIIKAKENSKLPYFLILDEMNLSHVERYFADFLSVMESKTEISLYTGKEIEGINSKLRLPDNLFIVGTVNIDETTYMFSPKVLDRANVIEFRIKGKDIRAFLEEYKTLNMANLKSKGISMAESFLEMSKITEFEKPVNTITGTLAVFFDELKKNGAEFGYRSASEIIRLINQLGVIDQSLSVDNKIDIAIMQKLLPKLHGSRNKLRKVLIKLGEFCVDETKISDVESLVFNVDEFEFKEENGVKYPISLEKISLMYNRVIENGFTSYAEA; this is translated from the coding sequence ATGATATTTAGCGAAACACATAACAAGATATTCAATTCGAAAAAAGGGGCTTACTCTATTGTGACTAATGATGAGCATAGAAGTTCGCAGATAACCCTTGATGAAGAAGAAAAAGAGGTTGTGGCGAATTACTTTGGATCGGAAAATATTCTCATTGGGAAAGCTTCTGCTAATTCCGAAATGGCTTCAAAAGAATTTCTTGTATATCCAAAAATGGAAAGAATTAAGTTGAATCTTGTTTATCCCAAAAAAGATAATAATGAATTAAGATTGTATTTGTCCGCAGAATCAGGATTTAAGCCAAGCGGAGGGGATGTTTGGTTTGTTTACATAAATAACGTAGACCAAATTGTCATTGGTAGTTTTTTGGAAAATAAATGGAATACTATTTGTGAAAATATAAATTCAACCGAACAAGATTCATTACAACTAAATATCAATGAGTTTATCTCAATTGCCAATTCTCAAATTACAGGAAAAGGGACTACTAAGGAGGCTAGCGAGTTTATTAATAGAAATAAGAAGTCTTATAATGGATTGAATATTGATATAAGTTTTGGGAAAGGACGAGCAACACCTGTTCCATGGATAGCCTATTTAGGCTATGATCAGAAAGTAAAGAATGGAATTTACCCAGTGTTTTTATATTACAAGAATTGCAACTTGTTAATTCTATCTTATGGGGTCTCTGAATCAGAAATGCCCAAAAAGCATTGGGGTATTAATAGTGATTCAATAACAATTGAAACATATTTTATTCAGAAGAGCCTGGGGCGTCCTGAAAAATTTGGAAATTCATTTGTATATAAAGTTTATAATACACAAGAGGCTATCAATGAAGAGGAAATTAAAGAAGATCTGGACAATCTTATTAGTATTTATAATCAGACTTTTTCATTTCCAATCCCCCAAGGAATGCAAAATATAAAAAAAGAAAAATTTAGCCGTGATGAGTTTGCGGAGTATGCGAAGAATGCAGGTTTAATATTCTCTGACGAAGATAAATTAATTACCCGATTCATTTCTTCTCTTCTTTCCAAGCCCTTTGTTATTCTTACAGGATTATCCGGTTCTGGGAAAACTAAATTAGTTCAAGCTTTTGCTCAATGGATATGTCAACATGAAGATCAGTACTGTCTGTTACCTGTAGGAGCTGACTGGACCAATCGCGAGCCATTGCTTGGGTACCCAAATGCACTCAATCCTGATGAATATATTAAACCTGAAGCTTTAGATTTAATTATAAAAGCAAAAGAAAATTCTAAGTTGCCCTATTTCCTGATTTTGGATGAAATGAATCTAAGCCACGTGGAGAGATATTTTGCTGATTTCTTAAGTGTAATGGAATCAAAAACAGAAATATCCTTGTATACAGGAAAAGAAATTGAGGGGATCAATTCAAAGCTTCGATTACCTGATAATTTATTTATTGTTGGAACTGTAAATATAGATGAAACCACTTATATGTTCAGCCCTAAGGTGCTTGACCGTGCCAATGTTATCGAGTTTCGTATTAAAGGAAAGGATATTAGGGCTTTTCTGGAAGAATATAAAACTTTAAACATGGCTAATCTTAAATCAAAGGGCATTTCAATGGCTGAAAGTTTTCTGGAGATGTCTAAAATAACCGAATTCGAAAAGCCGGTTAATACTATCACAGGCACATTAGCGGTTTTTTTTGATGAGTTGAAAAAGAATGGGGCAGAATTTGGATACAGAAGTGCTTCCGAAATTATCAGATTGATTAATCAATTAGGTGTTATTGATCAAAGTCTTTCTGTTGATAATAAGATTGATATAGCAATTATGCAGAAGCTGCTTCCAAAACTACATGGGTCCAGAAATAAGCTTCGAAAGGTTTTGATTAAGCTTGGTGAATTTTGTGTTGATGAAACGAAGATTAGTGATGTTGAAAGTCTGGTTTTTAACGTTGATGAATTCGAATTTAAAGAAGAGAATGGAGTAAAATATCCAATATCTCTTGAAAAGATTTCTCTTATGTATAATAGGGTCATCGAAAACGGATTTACAAGTTATGCAGAAGCATAA
- a CDS encoding DNA cytosine methyltransferase, with protein sequence MVTNIESKNMIKYSYLKEVLSINKNKKFIAENAFITHYLHNCRNDSLKIYNEQAINYISKRIEEKILNEIDFNEIEWDVPFPPPENPTFKFIDLFAGIGGFRIALQKLGGKCVFSSEIDNAVKYTYEKNFGEYPFGDIKHFTGPEVSDEELNKLIPDHNVLAAGFPCQPFSLAGVSARTYLGQVHGFLDEVKGNLFFDIARIVEIKQPDVVFLENVKNFQRHDKGDTFKTVKNTMEDLGYTCFSTIINAEKLVPQSRQRFYMVCFRSSITEFKFPEFDGEPKRLKDYLEENVSDEYTISDKLWEGHINRTKRNLERGTGFTANLADLNKPSKTLVARYGKDGKECLIPQEGKNPRKLTPLECARLQGFPKEFLLPDSNAAAYHQFGNSVSVPVIEAIAKEIMKHLD encoded by the coding sequence ATGGTTACAAATATTGAATCAAAAAATATGATCAAATACTCTTATTTAAAAGAGGTTTTAAGCATCAATAAAAACAAGAAGTTTATAGCTGAGAATGCATTTATTACACACTACTTGCATAACTGCAGAAATGACTCGTTAAAGATCTATAATGAGCAAGCAATCAATTACATATCTAAAAGAATCGAAGAAAAGATTTTAAACGAAATCGATTTTAATGAAATTGAATGGGATGTTCCATTTCCTCCACCTGAGAATCCAACCTTTAAATTTATTGATTTGTTTGCAGGTATAGGCGGATTTAGAATAGCATTACAAAAATTAGGTGGTAAATGTGTTTTTTCATCGGAAATTGATAATGCTGTAAAGTATACATATGAAAAAAACTTTGGAGAATATCCGTTCGGAGATATAAAACATTTTACCGGACCGGAAGTGTCTGATGAAGAACTTAATAAACTTATTCCTGATCATAATGTACTAGCAGCTGGTTTTCCATGTCAACCGTTTAGTTTAGCAGGAGTTTCTGCAAGAACATATTTGGGGCAAGTGCATGGGTTTCTCGATGAAGTAAAAGGAAATTTATTCTTTGATATTGCCCGGATAGTAGAGATAAAACAGCCTGATGTAGTTTTTCTTGAAAATGTAAAGAATTTTCAACGACATGACAAGGGAGATACTTTTAAAACAGTTAAAAATACGATGGAAGATTTGGGGTATACATGTTTCAGTACGATAATTAACGCTGAAAAACTTGTTCCACAAAGTAGACAAAGATTTTATATGGTTTGTTTTCGTAGCAGTATTACTGAATTTAAGTTTCCTGAATTCGATGGTGAGCCTAAAAGATTAAAAGATTATTTAGAAGAAAACGTTTCAGACGAATATACAATCTCAGATAAACTTTGGGAAGGACATATCAACAGAACAAAAAGAAATCTGGAAAGAGGAACTGGATTCACAGCAAATCTGGCAGATCTGAATAAACCATCTAAGACATTAGTTGCAAGATATGGGAAAGATGGCAAAGAATGCCTTATACCTCAGGAGGGTAAGAACCCCCGCAAACTTACGCCCCTAGAATGTGCCAGATTACAGGGGTTTCCGAAAGAGTTTTTATTACCAGACAGTAATGCAGCGGCATATCATCAATTTGGGAATTCTGTATCAGTGCCAGTAATTGAAGCAATAGCAAAAGAGATTATGAAACATTTAGATTAA
- a CDS encoding very short patch repair endonuclease, protein MADVHDKATRSYNMSRIKNKDTKPEILVRKFLFANGFRYRLNDKKLPGKPDIVLPKYKTVIFINGCFWHGHENCKYFRLPKTRIEWWKNKIEKNKENDLKNHTLLKDAGYHVIVIWECEIKSTNRNDTLMQLVESLNGYKY, encoded by the coding sequence ATGGCAGATGTTCACGACAAAGCAACCCGGAGCTACAACATGAGCCGTATCAAAAACAAGGATACCAAGCCGGAAATATTGGTCCGGAAATTCCTGTTTGCCAATGGATTCAGGTATAGGCTCAATGATAAGAAGCTCCCAGGTAAACCAGATATCGTATTACCCAAATACAAAACGGTCATTTTTATCAATGGTTGTTTCTGGCATGGTCACGAAAACTGCAAATATTTCAGACTTCCCAAAACGAGAATAGAGTGGTGGAAAAACAAAATCGAAAAGAATAAAGAGAATGATTTGAAAAATCACACTCTACTTAAAGACGCAGGATATCATGTTATTGTAATCTGGGAGTGTGAAATAAAGTCTACCAATAGAAATGACACCTTAATGCAATTAGTTGAAAGTTTAAATGGTTACAAATATTGA
- a CDS encoding helix-turn-helix domain-containing protein has protein sequence MNVKEKIGRRVKELREQRAITQKDLSFEAEMDRSYIAGIERGNRNATITILEKIAKAFDLTLAEFFDHPLFAEKEDTKKD, from the coding sequence ATGAATGTGAAAGAAAAAATAGGTCGAAGAGTCAAAGAATTACGTGAGCAAAGAGCTATTACTCAGAAGGATCTGTCCTTTGAAGCAGAAATGGATCGTAGTTATATTGCTGGAATAGAAAGAGGAAATCGCAATGCTACAATTACAATTCTGGAGAAAATAGCCAAGGCATTTGATCTTACACTTGCAGAGTTTTTTGATCACCCCTTGTTTGCGGAAAAAGAAGATACGAAAAAGGATTAA
- a CDS encoding DUF6266 family protein codes for MAKFFSTTFGEISGRHGNAVAAVTKEGKCILKVFRAPSNPNTDKQLAQRSKFGMVNSELCKLQNLFSITFGYKEGKSRAVSLALANAITGDYPDYAIDISKLTFSEGNVTPTGSTTAEKVEGSKVKITWDTTTSLQEDVMDGVNLIFMNSDSKLTILKQNVTLRPNGSFEVELPAVWIGAEIHCWIYFSNPAGNTTSNSQYISLLQL; via the coding sequence ATGGCTAAGTTCTTTTCAACCACGTTCGGTGAAATCTCCGGACGTCACGGCAACGCAGTAGCTGCCGTAACCAAAGAGGGTAAATGCATCCTCAAAGTTTTCAGAGCTCCATCCAATCCCAATACGGACAAGCAGCTGGCACAGCGCTCCAAATTCGGGATGGTCAACAGCGAACTCTGTAAGTTACAAAACCTCTTTTCCATAACCTTTGGTTACAAGGAGGGAAAAAGCAGAGCGGTTTCCTTGGCCTTGGCCAATGCTATAACCGGTGATTACCCTGATTACGCCATCGACATCAGCAAGCTGACCTTTTCGGAAGGCAATGTCACCCCGACCGGGTCAACGACGGCTGAAAAAGTAGAAGGTTCTAAGGTGAAGATAACCTGGGACACAACCACCTCCCTGCAAGAAGATGTAATGGACGGGGTAAATCTGATCTTTATGAATTCTGATTCGAAGCTCACCATTCTAAAGCAGAATGTAACCCTTCGCCCCAACGGTTCTTTCGAGGTCGAACTCCCGGCTGTATGGATTGGGGCTGAAATCCATTGCTGGATCTATTTTTCCAATCCGGCAGGAAATACAACCTCCAACAGCCAGTACATCTCGTTGCTACAGCTCTAG
- a CDS encoding saccharopine dehydrogenase family protein, giving the protein MGKVLIIGAGGVGTVVVHKVAQNPDVFTEIMLASRTKSKCDAIAADVKKRTGVEIKTAQVDADIVPELVKLFNEFKPEIVINVALPYQDLTIMDACLEAGVNYLDTANYEPIDEAKFEYSWQWAYKERFEKAGLTAILGCGFDPGVSGVYTAYAAKHHFDEMHYLDIVDCNAGDHGKAFATNFNPEINIREVTQKGRYWENGAWVTTEPHEIHQPINYPNIGPKESYVIYHEELESLVKNYPTIKRARFWMTFGQEYLTHLRVIQNIGMASIEPIIYNGVEIVPIQFLKAVLPNPGELGENYTGETSIGCRIKGIKDGQEKTYYVYNNCSHQAAYDETGAQGVSYTTGVPAMIGAMMFLKGEWRKAGVYNVEEFNPDPFMEALNVHGLPWHEVHGLDLEV; this is encoded by the coding sequence ATGGGAAAAGTTTTAATCATTGGCGCCGGCGGTGTCGGCACTGTTGTTGTGCACAAAGTAGCACAAAACCCGGATGTTTTTACTGAAATCATGCTGGCCAGCCGCACCAAATCAAAATGCGACGCCATTGCTGCCGACGTAAAAAAACGTACCGGTGTGGAAATCAAAACCGCACAGGTGGACGCCGACATCGTACCTGAACTGGTTAAACTGTTTAATGAATTCAAACCGGAAATCGTAATCAACGTGGCTCTGCCTTACCAGGATCTTACCATCATGGATGCTTGTCTGGAAGCGGGAGTCAACTACCTCGATACAGCCAACTACGAACCGATCGACGAAGCGAAATTCGAATACAGCTGGCAATGGGCGTACAAAGAGCGCTTTGAGAAAGCCGGCCTGACCGCTATCCTCGGTTGCGGTTTCGACCCGGGCGTATCAGGCGTATATACCGCTTACGCTGCCAAACACCACTTCGACGAAATGCATTACCTCGACATCGTGGACTGCAACGCCGGAGACCACGGTAAAGCGTTTGCTACCAACTTCAACCCGGAAATCAACATCCGCGAGGTGACCCAGAAAGGTCGCTACTGGGAGAATGGCGCATGGGTAACCACTGAGCCGCACGAAATCCACCAGCCGATCAACTATCCGAACATCGGCCCGAAAGAGTCGTATGTGATCTATCACGAAGAGCTGGAGTCGTTGGTGAAAAACTACCCGACCATCAAACGTGCCCGTTTCTGGATGACATTCGGACAGGAGTACCTGACTCATCTGCGCGTGATCCAGAACATCGGTATGGCGAGCATTGAGCCAATTATCTACAACGGTGTGGAGATCGTTCCTATCCAGTTCCTGAAAGCCGTATTGCCTAACCCGGGTGAGCTGGGTGAAAACTACACCGGCGAAACCTCAATCGGTTGCCGCATCAAAGGTATCAAAGACGGTCAGGAAAAAACTTACTACGTGTACAATAACTGTAGCCACCAGGCTGCTTATGACGAAACAGGCGCTCAGGGCGTAAGCTACACTACCGGTGTACCTGCCATGATTGGTGCGATGATGTTCCTCAAAGGCGAATGGCGCAAAGCGGGTGTGTACAACGTGGAAGAGTTTAACCCGGATCCGTTCATGGAGGCATTGAACGTACACGGATTGCCCTGGCATGAAGTACACGGACTTGATCTGGAAGTGTAA
- a CDS encoding autotransporter outer membrane beta-barrel domain-containing protein codes for MISKHSAIYSLLILTFLLTTGCAHQIVRSGYTVNKSEYRNCTIEIKKNVIKTDNLTQLGIIKLGDSGFSLSCSEDEAIKILKKEGCALNADLINITEEKHPDLWSSCYRCTAVFYKYKTDTTTPLKTATKDTILKAPIKDVVQESIQNHQKPGLSKSAVFNKFTLGTNLGFAQRLAPLPKDISAIQKDFYSTLKRGLLYSLDATYFFNEQYGIGIKHAGFNSSNSLDNVSMSLNNYTTYGKLKEETTISFTGPILTFTSMRRPMMGYFSMSAGLGYLKYTEGITILNNNTEKASLNGSTLGTYVDLGYYFPLSEYFYLGAQASLIQGALYSEKQTDFKGFTKTIKFENSDFENLTHLDLSVGLRYCW; via the coding sequence ATGATCAGCAAACATTCCGCCATTTACTCTTTGCTTATTCTGACATTTCTTTTAACCACCGGATGTGCTCACCAAATTGTAAGGAGCGGCTACACGGTCAACAAGTCAGAGTATCGCAACTGTACAATTGAGATCAAAAAAAACGTAATAAAAACAGATAATCTGACTCAGTTGGGAATAATAAAGCTGGGAGATTCGGGTTTTTCTCTAAGCTGCAGTGAAGATGAGGCTATCAAAATACTCAAGAAAGAGGGCTGCGCACTTAACGCTGATCTGATCAATATCACAGAGGAAAAACATCCGGACCTATGGAGTAGCTGCTATCGTTGTACAGCTGTATTCTACAAATACAAAACAGACACTACAACACCTCTTAAAACAGCAACCAAAGATACAATCCTTAAGGCTCCCATTAAAGACGTAGTGCAGGAATCCATTCAAAATCATCAGAAACCGGGACTCTCTAAATCCGCTGTATTTAATAAATTCACACTGGGGACTAACCTGGGTTTCGCTCAAAGACTGGCTCCACTTCCCAAAGACATCTCCGCTATCCAGAAAGATTTCTACAGCACGCTTAAACGGGGACTTCTATACAGCCTGGATGCAACATACTTCTTCAACGAACAATATGGAATCGGGATCAAGCATGCCGGATTTAACTCTTCGAATAGCCTGGACAATGTATCAATGTCTCTGAATAATTACACTACCTATGGAAAACTAAAGGAAGAAACTACAATTTCATTCACAGGCCCTATCCTTACATTTACAAGTATGCGCAGACCTATGATGGGTTATTTTAGTATGTCAGCCGGCCTGGGGTATTTAAAATATACAGAGGGAATTACAATCCTGAACAACAATACCGAAAAAGCATCTCTTAACGGCTCGACACTGGGTACTTACGTTGACCTGGGATACTATTTTCCGCTATCAGAATATTTCTATCTGGGGGCACAGGCTTCGCTTATACAGGGAGCTCTGTATTCTGAGAAACAAACCGACTTCAAAGGATTTACCAAAACTATCAAATTTGAGAATTCTGATTTTGAAAACCTGACACATCTTGACTTATCTGTCGGATTACGTTATTGTTGGTAA
- a CDS encoding PAS domain S-box protein, translated as MFQELSKNTSSHLSDHIFNTLFDNMPLPLVLSKLETGEIIRTNRFFRETFNLEESEVVSKTSTELGIWKDSNRDTFMRRLIREQNVNGFELDFKNLKGEDIHTLINATLLEMNGQKLLLTMAIDITHRKRSEKALRLSEEKFRSLFEDSPGAIAILNLDTTIAEVNDVYCRISGYSREELIGMSWTEQIPADELDRLKEYNRRRLVDPQDAPSEYELTFYNKAGERKYGIMNVSYLPDSEIIITTFVDITQRKYEEIKLEQHRLELKEHIEQKNKDLTLRLLQLANTNDAAVRLSKKLKQLRLKISTEDNALLEDMDSLILEMEKNQQSIIWKNLNNHLDSSRPQFSSVLLANHPNLTPAEIKLCALLSLNINTKEIAMITNQTYDSIRVSRTRLRKKLGLTNEDNLVAYLLSI; from the coding sequence ATGTTTCAAGAGCTAAGCAAAAACACCTCCAGCCATTTATCTGATCATATTTTCAATACACTCTTTGACAATATGCCTCTGCCTTTGGTTTTATCAAAGTTGGAAACAGGTGAGATAATCCGGACAAATCGCTTTTTCCGCGAAACTTTTAACCTGGAAGAGAGCGAGGTTGTCAGTAAAACCAGCACGGAACTCGGCATCTGGAAAGATTCAAACCGTGACACCTTTATGCGCCGGTTAATCCGGGAGCAAAATGTGAACGGCTTCGAACTGGATTTTAAAAACCTCAAAGGCGAAGATATCCACACCCTGATCAATGCTACTCTCCTGGAAATGAACGGACAGAAGCTGTTGCTCACAATGGCAATAGATATTACCCACCGAAAGAGAAGCGAAAAAGCATTGCGCTTAAGTGAGGAAAAATTCCGCTCCCTGTTTGAAGACAGTCCGGGCGCCATCGCCATTCTCAATCTTGACACGACCATTGCGGAAGTCAATGATGTATATTGCAGAATCTCAGGCTATAGCAGAGAGGAGCTCATCGGCATGAGCTGGACAGAACAAATCCCCGCTGATGAGCTTGACCGGTTGAAGGAGTATAACCGGAGACGATTAGTAGATCCTCAGGATGCGCCATCCGAATATGAATTAACCTTTTACAATAAAGCCGGCGAACGAAAATACGGCATAATGAATGTATCGTATTTGCCTGACAGTGAAATCATCATCACCACATTCGTGGATATTACTCAACGCAAATATGAAGAAATCAAACTGGAACAACACCGGCTTGAGCTGAAGGAGCATATTGAACAGAAAAACAAAGACCTCACCCTCCGGCTGTTGCAATTAGCTAACACCAACGATGCAGCAGTACGTCTGAGCAAAAAGCTCAAACAACTTCGTCTTAAGATATCAACAGAAGACAATGCTCTCCTCGAAGATATGGACTCGCTTATCCTGGAAATGGAAAAGAACCAACAATCCATTATCTGGAAGAATCTGAATAACCACCTGGATTCTTCCCGCCCTCAATTTTCATCAGTACTCTTAGCAAACCATCCGAATCTCACCCCGGCAGAGATTAAACTTTGCGCACTACTCTCTCTTAACATCAACACCAAGGAGATTGCAATGATCACCAACCAGACCTACGACAGCATCAGGGTTTCGCGTACCCGACTCCGTAAAAAACTGGGGCTGACCAATGAAGACAATCTGGTGGCCTACCTCCTTAGTATTTAG